A genome region from Musa acuminata AAA Group cultivar baxijiao chromosome BXJ3-5, Cavendish_Baxijiao_AAA, whole genome shotgun sequence includes the following:
- the LOC103984896 gene encoding AT-hook motif nuclear-localized protein 23-like, with amino-acid sequence MAGLDLSTASRYVHHHLPHHHNANSNDEESNNNNNYSNKRTSGTGGHDQFGGAAEHDAPSVPKQGGGPGDMAARRPRGRPAGSKNKPKPPVIITRESANTLQAHILEVGAGCDVFDCIAAYACRRQRGVSVFSGSGTVTNVTLRQPSASGGVITLQGRFEILSLSGSFLPPPAPPGATSLAIFLAGGQGQVVGGNVVGELYAAGPVIVIAASFTNVAYERLPLEEEEPLQMQGSGGDGGSGGSGGGSGNPFPDPHSCLPFLNLPLLNMANCQLPMDGHGWAGGATGRSPF; translated from the coding sequence ATGGCTGGATTGGATCTGAGCACCGCTTCCAGATACGTCCATCACCACCTCCCTCACCACCACAACGCCAACTCCAACGACGAGgagagcaacaacaacaacaactacaGCAACAAGAGAACGAGCGGTACGGGCGGGCATGACCAATTCGGCGGAGCCGCAGAGCATGACGCCCCGTCGGTGCCGAAGCAGGGCGGCGGGCCAGGAGACATGGCGGCCCGGCGTCCCCGGGGCCGCCCGGCGGGCTCCAAGAACAAGCCCAAGCCCCCCGTGATCATCACCCGGGAGAGTGCCAACACCCTGCAGGCGCACATCCTCGAGGTCGGCGCTGGGTGCGACGTCTTCGACTGCATCGCCGCCTACGCCTGCCGCAGGCAGCGCGGGGTCAGCGTCTTCAGCGGCAGTGGCACTGTCACCAACGTCACCCTCCGCCAGCCCTCCGCGTCCGGCGGCGTCATCACCCTCCAAGGCCGCTTCGAGATCTTGTCGCTGTCGGGGTCCTTCCTCCCGCCCCCGGCTCCACCCGGAGCGACCAGCCTCGCCATCTTCCTCGCCGGGGGCCAGGGGCAGGTGGTGGGCGGGAACGTCGTGGGCGAGCTGTACGCGGCCGGGCCGGTGATCGTGATAGCCGCGTCGTTCACCAACGTCGCATATGAGCGGCTCCCGCTAGAGGAGGAAGAACCGCTACAGATGCAAGGATCAGGAGGAGACGGGGGGAGCGGAGGAAGCGGCGGGGGCAGCGGCAACCCCTTCCCGGACCCTCACTCGTGCTTGCCCTTTCTCAATCTGCCGCTGCTCAACATGGCGAATTGCCAGTTGCCGATGGATGGGCACGGCTGGGCGGGCGGCGCAACTGGGCGGTCGCCTTTCTGA
- the LOC135638262 gene encoding mitochondrial carnitine/acylcarnitine carrier-like protein, with translation MADVAKDLAAGTVGGAAQLIVGHPFDTIKVKLQSQPAPLPGQPPKYSGAMDAVRQTMAAEGPRGLYKGMGAPLATVAALNAVLFTVRGQMEALLRSEPGAPLTVNQQVVCGAGAGVAVSFLASPTELIKCRLQAQSALADSAASSAAAKYGGPIDVAKHVVREAGFRGLYKGLVPTLAREAPGNAAMFGVYEALKQYFAGGQDTSGLGRGPLIVAGGLAGASFWLFVYPTDVVKSVIQVDGFKNPKYSGSLDAFRRILAAEGMKGLYRGFGPAMARSVPANAACFLAYEVTRSRLS, from the exons ATGGCAGATGTCGCCAAGGACCTGGCGGCCGGAACTGTTGGTGGGGCTGCGCAGCTGATTGTGGGCCACCCATTTGACACCATTAAGGTCAAGCTTCAAAGCCAACCAGCACCACTACCTGGCCAACCCCCCAAATATTCTGGCGCTATGGATGCAGTGAGGCAAACAATGGCCGCTGAAGGCCCAAGGGGCTTGTATAAAGGGATGGGTGCTCCACTGGCAACTGTTGCAGCATTGAATGCTGTTCTGTTTACTGTGAGGGGACAAATGGAGGCATTATTGAGGTCAGAACCTGGCGCTCCACTTACGGTGAATCAGCAAGTTGTATGTGGTGCTGGTGCTGGTGTTGCAGTTTCCTTCCTAGCATCTCCAACAGAATTGATCAAGTGCAG GCTGCAAGCTCAGAGCGCCCTAGCAGACTCAGCTGCTTCATCTGCTGCAGCGAAGTATGGAGGACCTATCGATGTGGCAAAGCATGTTGTTCGAGAAGCTGGTTTTAGAGGCCTATACAAAGGCTTGGTTCCAACCCTGGCACGTGAAGCTCCTGGTAATGCTGCCATGTTTGGTGTATATGAAGCCCTCAAGCAGTATTTTGCCGGGGGTCAAGACACTTCAGGGCTGGGAAGGGGGCCATTGATCGTAGCTGGAGGCCTGGCCGGAGCATCTTTCTGGCTATTTGTCTACCCAACCGACGTCGTGAAGAGCGTGATTCAGGTTGATGGCTTCAAGAACCCAAAGTACTCTGGTTCCCTCGATGCCTTCAGGAGAATACTGGCTGCAGAGGGAATGAAGGGCCTGTACAGAGGTTTCGGACCAGCCATGGCACGCAGTGTCCCAGCTAATGCAGCTTGTTTCTTGGCATATGAAGTGACCAGATCAAGACTTAGCTGA
- the LOC135639038 gene encoding abscisic acid receptor PYR1-like, producing the protein MEGGEDKPVRSPAAAMEEEVPAGLTAEEYAEIRPRIESHHRYRVGQGQCSSLLAQRVRAPAATVWSVIRRFDQPQAYKHFIRSCVVKGGGEIRPGCLRDLCVVSGLPASTSTERLDLLDEDLRVTGFSIVGGEHRLRNYRSVTTVDDLRGCGEEIWAVVLESYAVDVPDGNTEDDTRFFADTVVRLNLQKLATVAEAMAAAEPSPSQPPAEKGN; encoded by the coding sequence ATGGAGGGCGGCGAAGACAAGCCAGTCCGATCTCCTGCCGCAGCGATGGAGGAGGAGGTTCCGGCGGGTCTTACGGCGGAGGAGTACGCGGAAATCCGGCCAAGGATCGAGTCCCACCACAGGTACCGCGTCGGGCAGGGGCAGTGCTCCTCCCTCCTCGCCCAGCGGGTCCGGGCACCCGCCGCCACCGTGTGGTCGGTGATCCGGCGGTTCGACCAGCCGCAGGCGTACAAGCACTTCATCCGGAGCTGCGTCGTCAAGGGCGGTGGCGAGATCCGGCCTGGGTGTCTCCGCGACTTATGCGTCGTCTCCGGCCTCCCGGCGAGCACCAGCACCGAGCGGCTGGACCTCCTCGACGAGGACCTGCGGGTGACCGGGTTCTCCATCGTCGGCGGCGAGCACCGGCTCCGTAACTACCGTTCCGTCACGACCGTCGACGATCTCCGAGGTTGCGGCGAAGAGATCTGGGCGGTGGTGCTGGAGTCGTACGCGGTGGACGTGCCGGATGGCAACACGGAGGACGACACCAGGTTCTTCGCCGACACCGTCGTCCGCCTCAACCTCCAGAAGCTCGCGACCGTGGCGGAGGCAATGGCAGCGGCCGAGCCGTCGCCGTCGCAGCCGCCCGCGGAGAAGGGGAACTAA